The following proteins come from a genomic window of Edaphobacter sp. 4G125:
- a CDS encoding vitamin K epoxide reductase family protein produces the protein MKYLVVLLAVAGIVVSAMALHVHYMDPSQAPPCAVTERFDCGAVNHSRFAVFPPRTFDEPPTGGHHIPVATVGIIGYVLIAAFALAGWRWLAFQAALIGFLCASFLSYLEAFVLEKWCIYCLWSQGILTAILLVTGIMLAAHRMSAQRFER, from the coding sequence ATGAAGTATCTGGTGGTTTTGCTCGCAGTGGCAGGCATCGTCGTATCTGCAATGGCGTTGCACGTGCATTACATGGATCCCTCGCAGGCTCCTCCCTGCGCCGTCACTGAAAGATTCGATTGTGGAGCTGTCAACCACAGCCGCTTTGCGGTCTTCCCGCCACGCACTTTCGATGAGCCTCCAACCGGCGGACACCATATTCCAGTGGCCACAGTAGGCATCATCGGATACGTTCTGATCGCCGCGTTTGCTCTGGCCGGATGGCGATGGCTTGCCTTCCAGGCGGCACTCATCGGCTTTCTCTGCGCGAGCTTTTTGAGCTACCTCGAAGCATTCGTACTTGAGAAATGGTGCATCTATTGCTTATGGTCACAAGGAATCCTAACCGCTATTCTGCTGGTCACAGGAATCATGCTGGCCGCGCACAGGATGAGCGCACAAAGATTCGAGAGGTAG
- a CDS encoding metallophosphoesterase family protein, producing MTTRREFLNLLSAVGAVAAMPSSFAAAAPAHESFSFLFLTDTHIQPELDAAKGTDMAFKKARSLKADFAIQGGDHVFDSLAVPKERALSLFDLYEKTEQDLGMKVHHTIGNHDVVGIFPQSGVAPTDPLYGKKLFEERFGKRYYTFDHKGHHFIVLDSIGLTSDRAYEGRIDDEQKQWLANDLSSLPKGTPVIVSVHIPLVTAFSSYVPVPVKPEEHHGMSVANADEVIKLFEGHNVLGVLQGHTHINERVDWHGVPYITSGAVSGNWWRGIRMGTPEGFTVVNVANGKLTTRYETYGFKSVDPHNT from the coding sequence GTGACTACCCGACGCGAGTTTCTGAACCTTCTTAGCGCTGTAGGCGCCGTTGCCGCCATGCCCTCATCGTTTGCCGCTGCTGCTCCGGCACACGAGTCGTTTTCCTTCCTCTTCCTGACCGACACCCACATCCAGCCAGAGCTGGATGCAGCGAAGGGGACCGACATGGCCTTTAAAAAAGCGCGTAGCCTCAAGGCTGATTTTGCGATTCAGGGTGGGGATCACGTCTTTGACTCGCTCGCTGTTCCCAAGGAGCGTGCGCTGTCGCTCTTCGATTTGTACGAAAAGACGGAACAGGACCTCGGGATGAAGGTCCACCACACCATCGGCAATCACGATGTCGTTGGAATCTTTCCTCAAAGTGGAGTGGCTCCGACCGATCCGCTCTATGGCAAGAAACTCTTCGAAGAGCGCTTCGGAAAGCGGTATTACACCTTCGATCACAAAGGTCATCATTTTATCGTTCTGGATTCGATTGGCCTTACCTCCGATCGCGCCTATGAGGGCCGTATCGACGATGAGCAGAAGCAGTGGCTGGCGAATGACCTGTCTTCACTCCCGAAGGGAACCCCGGTGATCGTCTCGGTGCACATCCCTCTGGTGACGGCTTTTTCGTCCTATGTCCCCGTTCCGGTAAAGCCGGAGGAACATCACGGAATGTCGGTGGCGAATGCCGACGAAGTGATCAAACTATTTGAGGGGCACAACGTCCTCGGAGTGCTACAGGGGCATACGCACATCAACGAGCGGGTGGACTGGCACGGCGTCCCGTACATCACCAGCGGGGCCGTCTCGGGCAACTGGTGGCGTGGAATACGCATGGGAACTCCGGAGGGATTCACCGTGGTGAACGTTGCGAATGGAAAGCTGACTACGCGCTACGAGACCTACGGATTCAAGTCCGTCGATCCGCACAATACATAA
- a CDS encoding DNA-methyltransferase, with amino-acid sequence MAENGNRILRMDNLRALKQMESESVELIYVDPPFNTGRRQTRLRLKTVRDEAGDRIGFGGRRYRSERVPAKTSNNGYHDQFDDFLGFLRPRMEEAWRILSATGSLFFHIDYREVHYAKVMLDEIFSTGEFRGRDCFQNEIIWAYDYGARSKKRWPAKHDNILWYTKDPKRFTFNLAECDRIPYMAPGLVGPEKAARGKTPTDVWWHTIVSPTGKEKTGYATQKPLGILERIVKVHSNRDETVLDFFAGSGTTGEAAAKHGRSFLLVDENPQAVRIMKRRLAAYLD; translated from the coding sequence ATGGCTGAAAACGGCAACCGCATCCTGCGGATGGATAACCTGCGCGCACTGAAACAGATGGAGAGCGAATCCGTAGAGCTGATCTACGTCGACCCTCCCTTCAACACGGGCCGCAGGCAGACCCGTCTTCGGCTCAAAACGGTCCGCGATGAAGCCGGAGACCGGATCGGCTTCGGAGGCCGCCGGTATCGTTCCGAGAGGGTACCCGCCAAAACCAGCAATAACGGTTACCACGATCAGTTCGACGACTTCCTCGGCTTCCTTCGTCCTCGTATGGAAGAGGCATGGAGAATTCTCTCTGCCACCGGCAGCCTCTTCTTCCACATCGACTATCGTGAGGTCCACTATGCGAAGGTGATGCTCGACGAGATCTTCAGCACCGGAGAATTCCGTGGACGCGACTGCTTCCAGAACGAGATCATCTGGGCTTACGACTACGGAGCACGCTCCAAAAAGCGATGGCCCGCAAAGCACGACAATATCCTCTGGTACACGAAGGACCCGAAACGCTTCACCTTCAACCTCGCGGAGTGCGACCGGATCCCTTACATGGCTCCAGGGCTGGTTGGCCCAGAAAAGGCGGCTCGCGGCAAAACCCCGACTGATGTCTGGTGGCACACGATCGTCTCCCCCACAGGCAAGGAGAAGACCGGCTACGCCACGCAGAAACCCTTAGGAATCCTCGAGCGCATCGTGAAGGTCCACTCCAATCGGGATGAGACAGTACTCGACTTCTTTGCCGGAAGCGGAACTACGGGCGAGGCCGCCGCAAAACACGGCCGCAGCTTCCTGCTCGTGGACGAAAACCCACAGGCCGTCCGGATTATGAAGCGTCGTCTCGCCGCTTATCTCGACTGA
- a CDS encoding PP2C family protein-serine/threonine phosphatase, producing the protein MAVRNPIFAMLSDRGRVRRNNEDACAASPSAGIFVVCDGMGGAAGGEVASHLAAETFLAHMARREPVARVPVRISAAVQAANRAIYSQAQRTPNLSGMGTTLVGLLYPGAQNGANGSTGEPSENSGIWLVHVGDSRCYLWREGHLRQLTRDHSLVEEQVLAGQITPQQAEESPMRNILTRAVGSHAVIEPEIQCCRPQEGDLYLLATDGLTRELSEEEIAAFLPQNGKMATQAALYGACGDLIRAANAKGGADNITVLMVVVGR; encoded by the coding sequence GTGGCAGTTCGGAACCCCATCTTCGCCATGTTGTCGGACCGCGGCCGCGTTCGCCGCAATAATGAGGACGCGTGTGCCGCCTCGCCGAGTGCCGGAATTTTTGTTGTTTGCGATGGCATGGGAGGAGCCGCGGGTGGCGAGGTGGCCAGTCATTTAGCCGCAGAGACCTTTCTGGCGCATATGGCCCGGCGGGAACCAGTCGCTCGTGTCCCGGTCCGGATCAGTGCAGCAGTGCAGGCAGCGAATCGCGCGATTTATTCGCAGGCACAGCGGACGCCGAATCTCTCGGGGATGGGCACTACATTGGTGGGTTTGCTTTATCCCGGTGCACAGAATGGAGCGAATGGTTCTACAGGAGAACCTTCTGAAAACTCCGGCATCTGGCTGGTGCATGTCGGCGACAGCCGTTGTTATTTATGGCGTGAAGGGCATCTCCGACAATTGACACGGGACCATTCTCTGGTCGAAGAGCAGGTTTTGGCGGGGCAGATTACTCCTCAGCAGGCGGAGGAGTCCCCGATGCGCAACATCCTCACGCGTGCGGTGGGTTCTCATGCCGTAATAGAACCGGAGATCCAATGTTGTCGACCGCAGGAGGGTGATCTGTATCTTCTTGCAACGGACGGCCTGACCCGTGAGCTTTCCGAGGAAGAGATTGCTGCGTTTCTTCCTCAGAATGGAAAGATGGCTACACAGGCCGCCTTGTACGGAGCTTGTGGCGATCTGATTCGCGCTGCCAACGCCAAGGGGGGCGCAGATAACATTACGGTGCTCATGGTGGTTGTTGGCCGATAG
- a CDS encoding 3-hydroxybutyryl-CoA dehydrogenase has product MNEIRTIAVLGAGTMGNGIAHVAARSGFRVLLCDVAQNLLDRGLATIEKNLGREVTKEKLTKQQAEEARARITPVLDRESLSGCDFAIEAATERFEVKSALFQDLDRILRREVILATNTSSISITKLAAQTSRPQQVIGMHFFNPVPVMQLVEVIRGLQTSQATYDAVQALSVKMGKTPVEVNDATGFISNRVLMPLINEAIFAVMEGVATPEAVDKIFQLGMAHPMGPLTLADFIGLDVCLDIMRVLEEGTGDPKYRPCPLLVRMVDAGWKGWKSGRGFYTYS; this is encoded by the coding sequence ATGAATGAGATCCGGACGATTGCAGTGCTCGGCGCAGGAACGATGGGGAATGGAATCGCCCATGTCGCAGCGCGGTCAGGTTTCCGTGTCCTGCTGTGCGATGTCGCGCAGAACTTGTTGGACCGAGGATTGGCGACGATCGAGAAGAACCTCGGCCGCGAGGTGACCAAGGAGAAACTTACGAAGCAGCAGGCCGAAGAGGCGCGGGCTCGGATCACGCCAGTGCTGGATCGCGAATCGCTCTCTGGTTGCGACTTCGCTATTGAGGCGGCGACCGAAAGATTTGAGGTAAAGAGCGCGCTCTTCCAAGACCTCGATCGCATCCTGCGCCGTGAAGTGATTTTGGCGACGAATACAAGTTCTATCTCGATCACGAAGCTGGCGGCTCAGACCTCGCGTCCACAGCAGGTGATTGGGATGCACTTTTTCAATCCTGTCCCGGTAATGCAGTTGGTCGAGGTGATTCGCGGGCTGCAGACCTCGCAGGCTACTTACGACGCTGTGCAGGCATTGTCGGTGAAGATGGGGAAGACTCCAGTCGAGGTGAACGATGCGACAGGGTTCATCTCGAACCGGGTGCTGATGCCTCTGATCAACGAGGCGATCTTCGCGGTGATGGAAGGAGTCGCTACTCCTGAGGCGGTGGACAAGATCTTCCAACTCGGTATGGCGCATCCAATGGGGCCGCTCACACTGGCTGACTTTATCGGTTTGGATGTCTGCCTCGACATCATGCGTGTGCTGGAGGAGGGAACCGGCGATCCGAAGTATCGTCCGTGTCCGCTGCTGGTGCGTATGGTGGATGCGGGATGGAAGGGGTGGAAGTCTGGACGCGGATTCTATACATATTCGTAG
- a CDS encoding MaoC family dehydratase: MPKEMYFEDFYVGQKMNSVASAKVTAEEIKEFGQKYDPQPFHLDEAAGEGSFFKGLAASGWLTAAIVMRLRVQSVPVAGGMIGAGVEEMRWTQPVRPGDAIRTEIEVVGVRHSNSRPDYGVVRTRTLAYNQRNEVVLRSTVNFLAPLRHPVQK, encoded by the coding sequence ATGCCGAAAGAGATGTACTTTGAGGACTTTTATGTCGGCCAGAAGATGAACTCGGTCGCCAGCGCCAAGGTGACTGCTGAAGAGATCAAGGAATTTGGCCAGAAGTATGATCCGCAGCCTTTCCATCTGGATGAGGCTGCGGGCGAGGGCTCGTTCTTCAAGGGGCTGGCTGCTTCGGGGTGGCTGACGGCAGCGATCGTGATGCGGCTGCGGGTGCAGTCCGTTCCTGTGGCCGGAGGGATGATCGGAGCGGGTGTCGAGGAGATGCGCTGGACGCAGCCGGTTCGCCCAGGAGACGCCATTCGCACTGAGATCGAAGTGGTAGGCGTCCGGCATTCCAATTCGCGTCCGGATTACGGCGTTGTACGCACCCGCACACTGGCTTATAACCAGCGCAATGAGGTGGTGCTGCGTTCCACGGTCAACTTTCTCGCTCCGCTGCGTCATCCCGTTCAGAAATGA
- a CDS encoding MBL fold metallo-hydrolase: MMRMTVLASGSKGNSTVISSSRTRVLVDAGLSCRELLKRMAIAGEDPTTLDALLITHEHQDHVAGLGVLARKLDIPVYFTESTHRAWVRMLTPRTTMSYAQWLDHVQKEKETRANAAAANFDEQPEPGVCDSMTAAVEGSSAECSEPDDPEEPVQPTKKKLDATYLPAVEYFHSGRQFSIGDIEITPFTIPHDAADPCGFVFAAEGMKMAVATDLGYMPPNVKAALKRIDVLLLESNHDLEMLKDGPYPWSVKQRVLSRVGHLSNVATAEFLERDYDGSAAYIVLGHLSESNNAPELARLCAEQALTNHPSLLGNRVLLAEQMAPLEPITL, from the coding sequence ATGATGCGGATGACGGTGCTTGCCTCGGGTTCAAAAGGGAACAGCACAGTCATCTCCTCTTCTCGCACACGAGTGCTGGTCGATGCCGGGCTCTCCTGCCGTGAGCTTCTGAAGCGCATGGCCATTGCCGGAGAAGACCCGACGACGCTCGATGCCCTCCTGATCACACACGAGCATCAGGACCACGTTGCTGGTCTGGGTGTACTGGCGCGAAAGTTGGATATCCCCGTTTACTTCACCGAATCGACGCATCGCGCGTGGGTGCGGATGTTGACGCCTCGTACAACGATGTCATATGCGCAGTGGCTGGATCATGTGCAGAAAGAAAAAGAGACTCGTGCTAATGCCGCTGCGGCGAATTTTGACGAGCAGCCGGAGCCTGGGGTCTGCGACAGCATGACGGCGGCAGTCGAAGGTTCATCGGCGGAGTGCTCCGAGCCGGACGATCCTGAGGAGCCCGTCCAGCCGACCAAGAAGAAGCTTGATGCGACGTACCTGCCTGCGGTGGAATACTTCCATTCCGGACGTCAGTTTTCGATTGGCGACATCGAGATTACTCCGTTTACGATTCCGCACGACGCTGCTGATCCCTGCGGCTTCGTCTTCGCTGCCGAGGGCATGAAGATGGCCGTGGCGACTGACCTGGGCTACATGCCTCCAAATGTGAAGGCTGCGCTCAAGCGCATCGATGTCCTGCTGCTGGAGTCGAACCACGATCTGGAAATGCTGAAAGATGGGCCATATCCCTGGAGCGTGAAGCAGCGTGTGCTCTCACGGGTTGGGCATCTCTCCAATGTAGCGACTGCCGAGTTTCTGGAGCGAGATTACGATGGCTCTGCCGCATATATCGTCCTGGGACATCTATCGGAGTCGAATAACGCACCGGAGTTGGCGCGGCTCTGTGCAGAGCAGGCCTTGACGAATCATCCGAGTTTATTGGGAAATCGGGTTCTGCTGGCAGAGCAGATGGCTCCTTTAGAACCCATTACCCTTTAA
- a CDS encoding rhomboid family intramembrane serine protease, protein MSTFPQPEGQILPPHDPPGAYIAEDAPAPRRSARSILSAPGTYVLVGINCAVFLWMVLHGVDPASPTPGQLIHFGANVPALVLHGQWYRLLTATFVHVGLIHLLTNMWCLWNLGLLGEPLLGPWGMVAVYLLTGVAGNLLSLLINILMRDFVSVGAGASGAVFGIAGILIVLLSNHKLPIPTFELRRLRKSVMQFAGLNLVIGLATIVMPVIRIDNSAHVGGFLSGLALGVPLVPRMTSGRARYLARQKVTFAVAALLLALFGHWIANLR, encoded by the coding sequence ATGTCAACTTTTCCCCAACCTGAAGGCCAGATCCTTCCGCCGCACGACCCTCCTGGCGCCTATATTGCCGAAGATGCCCCAGCTCCGCGCCGAAGTGCGCGCAGTATTCTTTCCGCTCCCGGAACATACGTCCTGGTGGGGATCAACTGCGCTGTCTTTCTATGGATGGTGCTGCACGGAGTAGATCCGGCCTCGCCTACACCAGGCCAGTTGATTCACTTTGGCGCGAATGTTCCGGCCTTGGTGTTGCACGGGCAGTGGTATCGTCTGTTGACGGCGACCTTTGTCCATGTCGGTCTGATCCATCTGCTGACCAACATGTGGTGCTTGTGGAACCTGGGGCTGCTGGGCGAGCCACTGCTGGGGCCGTGGGGGATGGTTGCGGTGTATCTGCTGACCGGTGTTGCGGGAAATCTTCTGAGCCTGCTGATCAACATCCTGATGCGGGACTTTGTCTCGGTGGGAGCAGGCGCCTCGGGAGCGGTCTTCGGGATCGCGGGAATCCTCATCGTTCTGTTATCGAACCACAAGCTTCCAATCCCTACCTTTGAACTTCGGCGGCTGCGCAAATCGGTGATGCAGTTTGCGGGTCTCAATCTGGTGATTGGGCTGGCCACGATCGTCATGCCGGTGATCCGAATTGATAACTCGGCGCACGTTGGAGGCTTTCTCTCCGGGCTGGCGCTTGGAGTTCCTCTGGTTCCCAGAATGACCAGCGGAAGGGCGCGGTACCTTGCGCGGCAGAAGGTGACCTTTGCGGTGGCAGCATTGCTGCTTGCATTGTTCGGACACTGGATTGCAAATCTACGATAG
- a CDS encoding helix-turn-helix domain-containing protein produces MQTLPADLENESPEALSIAMNIGNTIRGYRLQKGMSQGDIEKRTGLLRCYLSRVENGHTVPSLETLQKIARALDLQLAEFFAEEIVSKEMSSLHLKEDEIRFLTQVQRYSSHLGESDRRLLLAMVKKFAQTALS; encoded by the coding sequence ATGCAAACACTTCCTGCCGACCTGGAGAACGAGTCCCCCGAGGCTCTTTCGATTGCGATGAATATTGGGAATACGATCCGGGGCTATCGGCTCCAGAAGGGTATGTCTCAAGGCGATATTGAAAAGCGCACGGGCCTTCTGCGCTGTTATCTCTCGCGTGTAGAAAACGGCCATACCGTGCCTTCACTCGAGACGCTGCAAAAGATCGCTCGTGCGCTCGACCTGCAATTGGCCGAGTTCTTCGCCGAGGAGATCGTCAGCAAGGAGATGTCCTCTCTCCATCTGAAGGAAGATGAGATACGCTTCTTGACGCAGGTGCAGCGCTACTCCTCCCATCTGGGAGAGAGCGACCGTAGGCTTCTGCTGGCAATGGTAAAGAAGTTCGCTCAGACCGCGTTGAGCTAA
- the fabG gene encoding 3-oxoacyl-ACP reductase FabG, translating into MSTLSNRIALVTGASQGIGRAIALELARQGAHVALAARNVEKLSAVESEIAAAGGTAKTFALDVASEESIKEGAKAVLAHFGKVEILVNNAGITRDILAMRMKRADWDDVLNTNLTGAFLLSQALMMQMVKNRWGRIINITSVVGEAGQAGQANYAASKAGLIGLTKSLARELASRSITVNAVAPGYIETAMTAVLTEEQKNAMTQHIPLGRVGTDEDIAHAVAFLASEGASYITGHTLDVNGGMYMG; encoded by the coding sequence ATGAGCACTCTCAGCAATCGCATCGCATTGGTTACAGGAGCATCCCAGGGAATTGGCCGAGCCATCGCCCTCGAACTCGCACGCCAGGGAGCGCACGTTGCCCTCGCCGCCAGAAATGTGGAAAAACTCTCCGCCGTCGAGTCCGAGATCGCCGCCGCTGGTGGAACCGCCAAAACGTTTGCACTCGACGTGGCCAGCGAAGAATCCATTAAAGAAGGCGCGAAGGCCGTACTCGCCCACTTTGGCAAGGTCGAGATCCTGGTCAATAACGCGGGCATCACTCGCGACATCCTCGCCATGCGCATGAAGCGCGCCGACTGGGACGACGTCCTCAACACCAACCTCACTGGTGCCTTCCTGCTTTCGCAAGCCCTCATGATGCAAATGGTAAAGAACCGCTGGGGACGCATCATCAACATCACCTCCGTCGTCGGCGAAGCCGGACAGGCAGGACAAGCGAACTACGCCGCCTCAAAGGCCGGACTGATCGGCCTGACGAAATCGCTTGCCCGCGAACTCGCCAGCCGCTCCATTACGGTGAATGCAGTCGCACCTGGCTACATTGAAACAGCCATGACTGCCGTACTGACTGAGGAGCAGAAGAACGCCATGACCCAACACATTCCCTTGGGCCGCGTCGGGACGGATGAGGATATTGCCCACGCCGTCGCTTTCCTTGCCTCCGAAGGAGCCAGCTACATTACCGGCCACACCCTCGACGTCAATGGTGGAATGTACATGGGATGA
- a CDS encoding FAD-dependent thymidylate synthase, producing MSADEKKNSSPDSAPAPSETDVYAIHGADPEVLAYAMAKYSRSALSMKESLAEISSQRAEQFLNTFYFQYGHRSIADLAHIPFAVERLSLLAAIELVDEQRWDGQERSTRYQDFRRSGWYTPDLGEQKVAYTAAVESLFLAYQRMGAGMLDALKRAIPLPEEMKPESYERTLKARAFDVARYLLPLATNTSLGQIVNARTLETQVSRLLTSEFAEVRQIGEKLRRAATEPAWNVFHGDAQVLCEEIGSADGKCKERAAEMLLRPVKTAPTLVKYATPNAYLEQSRKELTAAAAELMAGQSIDPAPVVDLLDDAEPLEVELATSLLYPHCHYSYRQLRSHVAALNEAKRDELIAVGTKHRGRHDELLRAFSAGQSFRFDILMDIGGFRDMHRHRRCVQLLQGYTDAHGYEEPVCPGQPTLAEAGLETQYKAAMDAALAAYRALRDSDALDAAQSAQYCLPLGMRCRSMFKMDFAEALYIAELRSGVAGHYSYRRIAWEMYRAIAARHPALAKHFRIEDVTEPVDLLKR from the coding sequence ATGTCAGCTGACGAGAAAAAAAACTCCTCCCCGGATAGCGCGCCTGCGCCGAGTGAAACCGATGTTTACGCGATTCATGGGGCCGACCCCGAGGTTCTGGCTTACGCAATGGCGAAGTACTCGCGTTCGGCGCTAAGCATGAAAGAGTCGCTCGCGGAGATAAGCTCGCAGCGCGCCGAGCAGTTTCTGAATACCTTCTACTTTCAATACGGCCATCGTTCTATCGCCGATCTGGCGCATATTCCATTCGCGGTTGAGCGGCTGAGCCTACTAGCCGCTATCGAGCTGGTGGACGAGCAGCGATGGGACGGGCAGGAGCGCTCGACGCGCTACCAGGACTTTCGCCGCTCCGGCTGGTACACGCCCGATCTTGGGGAGCAGAAGGTTGCATATACCGCGGCGGTCGAATCGTTGTTTCTGGCCTACCAGCGTATGGGTGCCGGGATGCTGGACGCTCTAAAGCGCGCGATTCCCCTGCCGGAGGAGATGAAGCCCGAGAGCTATGAGCGAACCTTGAAGGCCCGCGCCTTCGATGTGGCTCGTTATCTTCTCCCGTTGGCGACGAATACCTCTCTGGGGCAGATTGTGAATGCAAGAACGCTGGAGACGCAGGTCTCACGGCTGCTGACGAGCGAGTTCGCTGAGGTCCGTCAGATTGGAGAGAAGCTGCGTCGTGCGGCGACTGAACCGGCATGGAATGTCTTTCACGGTGATGCGCAGGTTCTGTGCGAAGAAATCGGTTCGGCCGATGGCAAGTGCAAAGAGCGTGCTGCCGAGATGCTATTGCGTCCGGTAAAGACTGCGCCAACGCTGGTGAAGTATGCGACACCAAATGCATATCTCGAGCAGAGCCGTAAGGAACTTACTGCGGCGGCGGCCGAGCTGATGGCGGGCCAGTCGATCGATCCTGCTCCTGTGGTCGATCTGCTGGACGATGCTGAGCCGCTTGAGGTGGAGCTTGCGACCTCGCTTCTCTATCCACACTGCCATTACAGCTATCGGCAGCTTCGTTCGCATGTGGCCGCTTTGAATGAAGCGAAACGGGACGAATTGATCGCTGTGGGTACAAAGCATCGTGGAAGGCACGACGAACTGTTGCGGGCCTTCAGCGCAGGACAGAGCTTCCGTTTTGACATCCTGATGGACATCGGCGGCTTCCGCGACATGCACCGCCATCGCCGTTGCGTGCAGCTCTTGCAGGGATACACAGATGCTCATGGCTATGAGGAGCCGGTCTGCCCAGGCCAGCCAACGCTCGCCGAGGCGGGACTCGAGACGCAGTACAAGGCCGCAATGGATGCTGCACTGGCAGCGTATCGCGCATTGCGTGATTCGGACGCGTTGGATGCGGCCCAGTCGGCGCAATACTGTCTACCGCTGGGGATGCGCTGTCGGTCAATGTTCAAGATGGACTTCGCCGAGGCACTCTACATCGCCGAGCTACGCTCGGGTGTGGCAGGGCACTATAGCTACCGCCGCATTGCGTGGGAGATGTACCGGGCCATTGCCGCGAGGCATCCGGCGCTGGCGAAGCACTTCCGTATTGAGGATGTGACCGAACCGGTGGATCTGCTGAAGCGATGA